Proteins encoded by one window of Streptomyces clavuligerus:
- a CDS encoding Dabb family protein: MIRHLVLFKLNEGVARDEPRVAAGVRAFEELGGLVPELEFWECAWNITDRDIAYDFAINSAVADHAALTRYLQHPAHQAAADRWREFATWVIADYEI; the protein is encoded by the coding sequence GTGATCCGTCATCTGGTCCTCTTCAAGCTGAACGAGGGCGTCGCCCGGGACGAACCGCGGGTGGCCGCCGGGGTGCGGGCCTTCGAGGAGCTGGGCGGTCTGGTGCCCGAACTGGAGTTCTGGGAGTGCGCCTGGAACATCACCGACCGGGACATCGCCTATGACTTCGCGATCAACTCCGCCGTGGCCGACCACGCGGCGCTGACGCGCTATCTCCAGCACCCGGCCCACCAGGCCGCCGCCGATCGCTGGCGGGAGTTCGCCACCTGGGTGATCGCGGACTACGAGATCTGA
- the tadA gene encoding tRNA adenosine(34) deaminase TadA: MRLALAEAERAALSGDVPVGAVVLAADGTRLATGHNERELTGDPTAHAEVLAIRRAARRIGGWRLSDCTLVVTLEPCTMCAGAITQSRVGRVVYGARDEKAGAVGSLWDVVRDRRLNHRPEVIIGVLEPECARLMTDFFRHR, translated from the coding sequence ATGCGCCTCGCCCTGGCCGAGGCCGAACGCGCGGCGCTGTCCGGCGATGTGCCGGTCGGCGCCGTCGTTCTGGCCGCGGACGGCACCCGGCTCGCCACGGGCCACAACGAACGCGAACTGACCGGCGACCCCACGGCCCACGCCGAGGTCCTGGCGATCCGCCGGGCGGCGCGGCGGATCGGCGGCTGGCGGCTGTCCGACTGCACCCTCGTGGTCACCCTGGAGCCGTGCACGATGTGCGCGGGCGCGATCACCCAGTCCCGGGTGGGCCGGGTGGTCTACGGGGCCCGCGACGAGAAGGCGGGCGCGGTGGGCTCCCTGTGGGACGTCGTCCGCGACCGCAGACTCAACCACCGCCCCGAGGTGATCATCGGCGTCCTGGAGCCGGAGTGCGCCCGGCTGATGACGGACTTCTTCCGCCACCGCTGA
- a CDS encoding N-6 DNA methylase, whose protein sequence is MTDLGRYVVTRADIARLAGVQRPAVSNWERRYGDFPAPTRSPDHPGVDVFRADRIAVWLDRRKIQSSGRRDWEPAGTTFGDRFRRALGDRRFITSEFVHHLLARQDRFRGEIASDEYLKLLLALVYAWGRSGTDATRGEAYQEALGLFDFAPRIAGHRETADLADFVFQQVPARREECAAVFDLLLDHYRSTQGRRDGGEFFTPRSVARTMARLLAAAGHPPERVHDPFCRAGEVLTALLAELPAQAEPLVTGSAPGVDALALARMNLTLHGAEEAALRHRMEIEDPFAGPGEGHGADWVATNPPFGFKLSDEARERWGRPWPYGPPGSRGDLAWLQHVVESLAPGGRAAVVMPNGAGFAGGRAQTVRARMVHDGVVECVMELPPHLFSDTAIPVSIWMLTRPRPGTRRRDVLFVDGSALGAMTGPASREFTDADIAALVGAYSTWRNGGDGADPGGAASDVPSVPFRALGLDEIREWEYRLTPHALVGPDTPFAAPDSTGQSLGRRLERLEAAVERLRELSDEAARLGTVERWTAAPAADGGPSESYPPGWREATLGELAEITTGPGGKWPEGTGEPSAGVPVVRARHVSGHRILHGDTGTVPWEEAEAHPRYRLRAGDLVMTRSGTVGRCALVTAAEDGWLFGTHLVRIRPHSPVWSDYLLGFLTRPGTQDWIDRRAAGTTGVRHVSAKSLAGLPVLLPPEDERERIGRLLHRLDERRRVHTSVVATLDEYRAELADLLLSGRVRPDDQD, encoded by the coding sequence GTGACCGATCTCGGTCGGTACGTCGTCACCCGCGCCGACATCGCGCGTCTCGCGGGCGTCCAGCGTCCTGCCGTGTCCAACTGGGAGCGACGGTACGGCGACTTCCCCGCGCCGACGCGGTCCCCCGACCACCCGGGCGTGGATGTCTTCCGGGCCGACCGGATCGCCGTCTGGCTGGACCGGCGCAAGATCCAGTCGAGCGGGCGGCGGGACTGGGAACCCGCCGGTACGACGTTCGGGGACCGATTCCGCCGGGCACTGGGCGACCGCCGGTTCATCACATCGGAGTTCGTCCATCACCTCCTGGCCCGGCAGGATCGGTTCCGCGGGGAAATCGCCTCCGACGAGTACCTGAAACTGCTGCTCGCACTGGTCTATGCCTGGGGGAGGAGCGGTACCGATGCCACTCGGGGGGAGGCGTACCAGGAAGCGCTGGGGCTGTTCGACTTCGCCCCCCGGATCGCCGGTCACCGCGAGACCGCGGACCTCGCGGACTTCGTCTTTCAGCAGGTTCCCGCGCGGCGGGAGGAGTGCGCGGCGGTCTTCGATCTGCTGCTGGACCACTACCGCAGCACGCAGGGGCGGAGGGACGGAGGCGAGTTCTTCACCCCGAGGTCCGTCGCACGGACCATGGCCCGGCTTCTTGCCGCCGCCGGGCACCCGCCGGAGCGGGTGCACGACCCCTTCTGCCGGGCCGGGGAGGTACTGACGGCTCTGCTGGCCGAGCTGCCCGCTCAGGCGGAACCCCTGGTCACGGGCTCGGCACCCGGCGTGGACGCCCTGGCGCTCGCCCGTATGAACCTCACCCTCCATGGCGCGGAGGAGGCGGCGCTCCGGCACCGCATGGAGATCGAGGACCCGTTCGCCGGTCCCGGCGAAGGGCACGGTGCCGACTGGGTCGCGACCAATCCCCCCTTCGGGTTCAAGCTGTCCGACGAGGCCCGCGAGCGGTGGGGACGGCCCTGGCCCTATGGGCCGCCCGGCTCACGGGGCGACCTCGCCTGGCTTCAGCATGTGGTGGAGTCGCTGGCCCCGGGCGGACGGGCGGCGGTGGTGATGCCGAACGGTGCCGGGTTCGCCGGTGGCCGCGCGCAGACCGTCCGTGCCCGGATGGTCCACGACGGTGTCGTGGAGTGCGTCATGGAACTGCCGCCCCATCTCTTCTCCGACACGGCGATCCCCGTCAGCATCTGGATGCTGACCCGCCCCCGGCCGGGCACCCGGCGACGGGATGTCCTCTTCGTCGACGGCTCGGCACTCGGTGCCATGACCGGCCCGGCCTCGCGCGAGTTCACCGACGCGGACATCGCCGCGCTGGTGGGCGCGTACAGCACCTGGCGGAACGGCGGGGACGGAGCCGACCCGGGCGGGGCCGCCTCCGATGTCCCCTCCGTGCCCTTCCGCGCTCTCGGCCTCGACGAGATCCGGGAGTGGGAGTACCGGCTCACTCCCCACGCACTGGTGGGTCCGGACACCCCGTTCGCGGCACCGGACTCCACCGGGCAGAGCCTCGGCCGTCGGCTGGAGCGACTGGAGGCGGCGGTGGAACGGCTGCGGGAGCTGAGCGACGAGGCGGCGCGGTTGGGCACCGTAGAGCGATGGACAGCGGCTCCGGCTGCTGACGGGGGCCCCTCGGAGAGCTACCCCCCGGGGTGGCGGGAGGCGACCCTCGGCGAGCTGGCGGAGATCACCACAGGGCCGGGCGGCAAGTGGCCCGAGGGGACGGGCGAGCCCTCGGCGGGTGTCCCCGTGGTCCGCGCGAGACATGTGAGCGGACACCGCATCCTGCACGGGGACACCGGAACGGTTCCCTGGGAGGAGGCGGAAGCGCACCCCCGCTACCGGCTCAGGGCCGGGGACCTGGTGATGACGCGCAGCGGCACGGTGGGCCGGTGCGCGCTCGTCACGGCGGCGGAGGACGGCTGGCTCTTCGGCACCCATCTGGTGCGGATTCGGCCCCACTCCCCTGTCTGGTCGGACTACCTTCTCGGCTTCCTGACCCGCCCCGGGACGCAGGACTGGATCGACCGGCGGGCCGCCGGGACCACCGGCGTACGCCATGTATCCGCGAAAAGTCTCGCCGGGCTGCCGGTCCTTCTCCCTCCGGAGGACGAGCGGGAGCGCATCGGCCGACTGCTGCACCGGCTGGACGAGCGCCGACGGGTCCATACCTCCGTCGTCGCGACGCTCGACGAGTACCGCGCCGAGCTGGCCGATCTGCTCCTGTCCGGCCGCGTACGCCCGGATGACCAGGATTGA
- a CDS encoding RNA polymerase sigma factor SigF — translation MPASTAPEALPQNERPDDSPPATVTPARQNDTDDTPDNGAGGGTGTRDGTDGTGAAADGGPGGDPQETAETTEPAEARPGGGRGADTRALTQVLFAELKTLEPGSPEHTRVRGALIEANLPLVRYAAARFRSRNEPMEDVVQVGTIGLINAIDRFDPDRGVQFPTFAMPTVVGEIKRYFRDNVRTVHVPRRLHELWVQVNGATEDLTTAHGRIPTTAEIAERLRIGEDEVLACIEAGRSYHATSLEAAQEGDGLPGLLDRLGYEDPALAGVEHRDLVRHLLVQLPEREQRILMLRYYSNLTQSQISQELGVSQMHVSRLLARSFARLRSANRIEA, via the coding sequence GTGCCGGCCAGCACCGCGCCTGAAGCACTGCCCCAGAACGAGCGCCCGGACGACAGCCCGCCCGCCACCGTCACCCCCGCCCGGCAGAACGACACCGACGACACCCCGGACAACGGGGCCGGAGGGGGGACGGGGACCCGCGACGGCACCGACGGCACCGGCGCCGCGGCGGACGGGGGGCCGGGCGGGGACCCGCAGGAGACGGCGGAGACGACGGAGCCGGCGGAGGCCCGCCCGGGAGGCGGCCGGGGGGCCGACACCCGCGCGCTCACCCAGGTGCTCTTCGCCGAGCTGAAGACGCTGGAGCCCGGCTCCCCCGAGCACACCCGGGTGCGCGGAGCCCTGATCGAGGCAAACCTCCCGCTGGTCCGGTACGCCGCCGCCCGCTTCCGCAGCCGCAACGAGCCGATGGAGGACGTCGTCCAGGTCGGCACGATCGGACTCATCAACGCGATCGACCGCTTCGACCCGGACCGGGGTGTACAGTTCCCGACCTTCGCCATGCCCACCGTCGTCGGCGAGATCAAACGCTACTTTCGCGACAATGTCCGCACGGTCCATGTCCCCCGGCGACTCCATGAACTCTGGGTCCAGGTCAATGGCGCGACCGAGGATCTGACCACGGCGCATGGCCGAATCCCGACCACCGCGGAGATCGCCGAACGGCTGCGCATCGGCGAGGACGAAGTGCTCGCCTGCATCGAGGCGGGCCGCTCCTACCATGCCACGTCCCTGGAGGCCGCGCAGGAGGGCGACGGCCTGCCGGGCCTGCTCGACCGGCTCGGATACGAGGACCCGGCGCTGGCGGGGGTCGAACACCGGGACCTCGTCCGCCATCTGCTGGTGCAACTGCCCGAGCGTGAGCAGCGGATCTTGATGCTCCGTTATTACAGCAATCTGACGCAGTCACAGATCAGCCAGGAGTTGGGGGTCTCCCAGATGCATGTGTCAAGACTGTTGGCCAGGAGCTTCGCCCGATTGCGATCCGCAAACAGGATCGAAGCGTAG